Genomic window (Deltaproteobacteria bacterium):
AGGAGGGCTTCTGGAGGCTGCAGATGCGGTTGTGAGCGGGCATGTAGGAAGTGCCTTCGCCCTGGTGAGGCCCCCGGGGCACCATGCGGAAAGAGCGAGAGCCATGGGGTTCTGCCTGTTCAACAACATTGCCATCGCTGCGAGGCACCTTCAGGAAAGCCACGGCTTCGACCGGATTCTCATCGTCGACTGGGACCTCCACCACGGCAACGGCACGCAAAACACCTTTTATGATGAGCAGGGGGTTCTCTACTTTTCAACCCACCAGTACCCGTACTACCCCGGGACAGGTGCAGCCCGCGACACCGGGCGGGGAAAGGGGGAGGGCTATACCGTCAACGTCCCTCTGGGCACCGGATGCGGCGATTCCGAATACGCCAATATTTACACCCACCTCCTCAGGCCCATCACCCTTGCCTATCGACCCCAAATGATCTTGGTCTCCGCAGGCTTCGACATCCACCACAGAGATCCCCTCGGGGGAATGAGTGTAACGGAGATGGGCTTTGCTCGCCTGATGAATATCGTCAAGGATCTGGCCAGATCAACCTGCTCCGGCAGAGTCGTTCTGACCCTTGAAGGGGGGTACGACCTTACCGCTTTGCGTGAGTCTGTCAAGGCCGTCTTGTTCGAGATGAGAGACGATGCGAGCTGGGTGGATCAGCCGAAATGCCAGGAACAAGAGAAGAAAGACTACAAGGCGATAGAGAAACAGATCGAATCGATTCAGAAGATCCAGAGCAGATACTGGAACTGCTTCTGAGCCATCTCTGGAACTTGCGGAGAGCCCCAGCCGGACCGCCCCGGACTGAGGCCTGCCAAGTCCGCGATTTTCTCCTGGAATTTTCTCCCTGCAAGGAACAGGGGCGTGTTATCTCTCATGCGCCGGAGTTGACTCTCTCCTTGAGTTCCTTCCCGACCTTGAAAAAGGGAAGCTTCTTGGGCGGCACATCCACGATCTGTCCGGTTTTTGGATTCCTCCCCTTGTAGCCCCCATAATCGCGGATGACGAAGCTCCCGAATCCCCTGATCTCGATCCTCTCTCCGCGGATAAGGGAATCCCTCATCCCGTCGAAGACGGTATCAACAATCACCTTTGCCACTTTCTGGGTGAGGTTTGGAATCCTCTCCGCCAATTGGAGGGTAAGTTCCGCCTTGTTCATATCTACCTCCTCTCATGGACGATCTGGATTTTCCCTGCACATCAAAGGTTCTTTCTGATGTACTCTACGGCGTTTCTGAAGAACTCTACTCCGGCTCCCTCCTCGGGAAGACTCTCACGGGTCCACCGGGGATGATTGGTAAAATGGGTGTAAGCCTCGGGATGGGGCATCATCCCCATGAGCCTCCCGGTCTCATCGCAGATTCCAGCCACTCCCTCCACCGATCCATTGGGATTCTCGGGATAGTCCATGGTGGGTCCCTGGAAATCACGATCCGTATACTGAGCGACGACAAGCCCCTTTTCTTTCAACCGCTCGAGAGTACCGGCGTCCCCTGCGATGAACTTTCCCTCCCCGTGTCTCACGGGCAGATA
Coding sequences:
- a CDS encoding histone deacetylase; the protein is MSKVGIVRNERYLLHDMGYHPESPERLRVIYQALEEGEVKGLFEEIPARAASRGEIETVHDPSYVDLVEQTAGKSHVQLDPDTSTCAASYEAAIWAAGGLLEAADAVVSGHVGSAFALVRPPGHHAERARAMGFCLFNNIAIAARHLQESHGFDRILIVDWDLHHGNGTQNTFYDEQGVLYFSTHQYPYYPGTGAARDTGRGKGEGYTVNVPLGTGCGDSEYANIYTHLLRPITLAYRPQMILVSAGFDIHHRDPLGGMSVTEMGFARLMNIVKDLARSTCSGRVVLTLEGGYDLTALRESVKAVLFEMRDDASWVDQPKCQEQEKKDYKAIEKQIESIQKIQSRYWNCF
- a CDS encoding integration host factor subunit beta yields the protein MNKAELTLQLAERIPNLTQKVAKVIVDTVFDGMRDSLIRGERIEIRGFGSFVIRDYGGYKGRNPKTGQIVDVPPKKLPFFKVGKELKERVNSGA